One stretch of Bradyrhizobium canariense DNA includes these proteins:
- a CDS encoding IclR family transcriptional regulator yields the protein MGRRSERLSKQGMLASDLAGEGDVIQVVSRAFDVLRCFEGHEARLGNLEISNRCGLPRSTVSRLTHTLTRMGQLVYLPRDQKYRIGPSAVAMSTSMMRGLQLRNLIRQRLQDVAEQLPGTVGFVIPDRFHLVYLEHGRAANALGLHEGTGSRIAMASTAAGHAYTAALDADVGDALLAEMEREIPEGAKLLRPRIEDNRRSLREHGYVVVCGLWSPHINGLAVPVWSPQYQTFVVVTIGLLSAMYDEARLHKEVAPRLLELSVAVGALLEGTDGDIFSNRMESKPLPVPTHNNKIVKTEDTNELEAGARRPRAARSLRTRDGRR from the coding sequence ATGGGACGACGCTCGGAGCGGCTCAGTAAACAGGGAATGCTGGCCAGCGATCTGGCGGGCGAGGGCGACGTGATCCAGGTGGTGTCGCGTGCTTTCGACGTGTTGCGCTGCTTCGAGGGCCATGAGGCCCGGCTCGGCAATCTCGAAATCTCCAATCGCTGCGGGCTGCCGCGATCGACGGTGTCGCGGCTGACGCACACGCTGACGCGGATGGGCCAACTGGTCTATCTGCCGCGCGACCAGAAATACCGCATCGGTCCCAGCGCGGTCGCCATGAGCACCTCGATGATGCGCGGCTTGCAACTGCGCAACCTGATCCGGCAACGGCTGCAGGATGTGGCCGAGCAATTGCCGGGCACCGTCGGCTTCGTCATCCCCGATCGTTTTCATCTGGTCTATCTCGAGCATGGCCGTGCCGCGAATGCGCTCGGTCTGCACGAGGGGACCGGCAGCCGCATCGCCATGGCCAGCACCGCCGCCGGCCACGCCTATACGGCCGCGCTCGACGCCGATGTCGGCGACGCCTTGCTGGCGGAGATGGAACGCGAAATTCCCGAAGGCGCCAAATTGCTCCGGCCTCGGATCGAGGACAACCGGCGGAGCCTGCGCGAGCATGGCTATGTCGTTGTCTGCGGGTTATGGAGCCCGCATATCAATGGCCTCGCCGTGCCGGTGTGGTCGCCGCAATATCAGACCTTCGTGGTGGTCACGATCGGTCTGCTGTCGGCGATGTATGACGAGGCGCGATTGCACAAGGAGGTCGCGCCGCGGCTGTTGGAGCTGAGCGTCGCGGTCGGCGCCCTGCTGGAGGGCACCGACGGAGATATTTTCAGTAATCGGATGGAGAGCAAGCCGCTTCCGGTCCCGACCCACAATAATAAAATCGTCAAGACGGAGGATACGAATGAACTGGAAGCCGGAGCTCGACGACCTCGCGCGGCGCGAAGCCTTCGCACGCGAGATGGGAGGCGTTGA
- a CDS encoding acetyl-CoA carboxylase biotin carboxyl carrier protein subunit, protein MPDIKIVTEVAGRVCALPVEIGGSVGDGDDIAFVEAMKMEIPVASPASGKIKSILVKIDDVVAEGQVVAIIET, encoded by the coding sequence ATGCCAGACATCAAGATTGTGACCGAGGTAGCGGGCCGTGTCTGCGCATTGCCGGTCGAGATCGGGGGCAGCGTCGGAGACGGCGACGACATCGCCTTCGTCGAAGCCATGAAGATGGAAATCCCGGTCGCTTCGCCTGCTTCCGGCAAGATCAAGTCCATTCTCGTCAAAATCGACGATGTCGTCGCTGAAGGACAGGTCGTCGCGATCATCGAGACCTGA